TTCTTCGATTTTGCGTATCAGCGTCTGGGAGAAGCTCCACTTGATGCATCCGGCAGTGTTTTCCGACCTCCTGTAGGGCGGTACATGGGTAAAGCATCGTTTCGCATCAAAGGATGGACCTTTTCGCTTCAAGTTAACTACCATCCGTCTAAGTATGCATCTGAAGCCATGTTTCTTCTGGGCGGTGAGCCTGCTTACGATCCCAAGCCGGTCTATGAATTCGTTGTTGGAGTGAAGTACACTTTTTAGAGCAAATGATCCTAAAGGGTGACTTTGGGGCAGTAAGTTGTCGAACATGAAGAGAATAGTAGCCTGTTGCCGTGCTCCACCGAATTAGAGTGAAGCATTTATTAGTTGTGAAGGGACTGGGGTATGAGATGTAAAGTCTAGGAGGAATAGATTATGGTGCGCATGATTATAAGCTCAATCGTAATTATGTTACTTGGATTAGCTCAGGTTAGTGCCCACGATGCGTGGTTTGAGCCAAATGACGGAAAGTTCGTCATTCTCTATGGTCACGGTGAGGAACTGGAAAGTTATGATATTTCCAAAATAAAGGAAGTTAAAGCCCATGATGGTCAGGGAAATGGAACGGTGCTGGATGTTAAAAAACGAGAAGACGGGAAGGCAGTAGTCGCGCCCCCGGATAACACGGTCATGTTAACCATGGTGTTCGATAACGGTTTCTGGGTAAAGACGGAGGAAGGTTGGAAAAATGTTTCCAAAAGAAACGTGGGAAGTTATTTAGAGTCGTGTCACTCGATGAAATTTGCTAAGCATATCATCGACTGGTCGCCTGTGCTTACCAATGCGGTGGGCCTAAAGATGGAAATCGTGCCGCTCAAAAACCCGATGTCCCTCAAGACAGGCGAAGTTCTGCAAGTAAAAGTATTACTCGACGGTAAACCGGTAGAGGGTGTTACGGTTGCCACAGGGGGAGGTCACAAAAGCGGGATGACAACGAATAACGCGGGGATCGTAGATGTACTCATAGAAAAACCGGGTTTTCAGTTTATAAGTGCCTCTTACAGAGTTCCTTTGAGAAATAATCCTGATGCCGATGAGTTATTGCTTTCCTCTAATCTGACGTTTTATGTCGAGTAAGCCTATAGCAGGAGGCCTGCAGATTTATCCCTGCTGGCCTCCTTCCGACTTAGTTTTCGTACTGGAGAATTTTAGTTGAAGTCAGAACCGTACAGAAATCTAAGAACTCGCCTTTCGTAACTTTTGGCGGATTCGTTTGGGAACAAGCCTGGATAAAGCCATCGTGCAATGCGATTTGCTGCAATTATAAACTTGAGAGTCCAAAGATCGTTTGTAAAAATATCAGGAAGTTCGTAAACACGCCCTTTTTTTATTGCATCAATTGGAGCGAGCCTGGGGTCGGCGGTAAGGTCTTCGGGGTTTAATTTTTCATTGTACCACATGACAATTACATCTGGGTTTTGTTGAATCAGCTCTTCGATCTGTAAGGTCGCGTGCTCTCTAAAAATATGTTCACAAATATTTCGCCCTCCTGCCATTCTAATCACATCGCTGACGGTGCTTCCTCCACAGGATGTTTCCGTAATCCCCTGGGCCCACATGAAAAATACTCTGGGACGGTCTTTCTCAGGCACTGTACCGGTTATTCTCGTTAATCTCTCTTTTTCTTTTTTCACGAAGGCTACCAGTTCCTCGGAGCGATTTCTACTCCCTGAGAGAGTTCCGAAGTCTAGAATTTCGTCGTAGATGTCATTTTCCCTGGACAAAAAGACTGCGTACACCGGTATCCCTCGTGTCTCCAGAGCGCGGATAACATCTGTTTGAGAAGACCAAATGATTACCAAGTCAGGCATAAGGGCTACTATGTGTTCTATGCTTACCGCTTCCCAGTTGCCAGGAGCCGGTAATAGGCGATCCCGAATGCGCTTGTCTAGCTGTCTGTAAAACCTGAAGGTCGGCTCTGCGTAGACATTGTTCGCAATTCCGATAATCCGATCTTGCTGTTGAAGCATGAATAGGGCACTTAAAGCGCTCTCCAAAAGACATACTATGCGTTGAGGTTTTGCTTTTAGTTCAATCGACTTGCCTCGAAAGTCTTTGACGAGAATTGACGTGTAGCCCTTACCATACTGCAGTATAACGAGAAGGAGGCAAAAAAGGATCGTCAGCAATAACCTGAAAAACATACATTTTCCCGCCTTTCATTAAGTTCTTCTCTGTGGTTTTCTTACGGGCAGGGAACCTGCCTCAAAATACCAGATCGGCTTTGATCATGGTATTGAATCCCGGATCACGGAATTGCCACGGCATTTCGTAAGCATTGTCGGTTATGTTGTTAAGGTCTAGGGATAGTTTCAGTTTCCACGTATCAGATTTCAGTATGGGTTTTTCTATGTGAATATTGATGAGCTCTTCGGGGCCAAAAGACTGTCTTGATGTTTTGTCGGTGCTGTCGTAATATTTGCCAAAAACATGGAGGTACGGAACGATTGTGAGATCCCAAGGAAGTCGAATAACCAGACCCAAGTTACCAAGATGGGAAGGCACAAAGGGTACTTCGGATCCGTCTTGGTTTGGGTCTACGTTGTTTTCGACTTTCGTATGGACAAAGGTATAGTTGGCAAAAATTTCGATTGAATTGGTGATTGCGTAGCGTCCTTCTATCTCAACGCCTAATGACTTACTTTTTCCCGCATTTACAGATTGAGTCTGAGAAGGATCACGGCTTACAACGTTTTCTACAATAGCGTCATCCACGAAGGTTGAAAAGCCCCTTATGTTTAAAAACAGCCTGTCCACTACATTTAGGTCGGCTCCGGCGTCAAAACTCATCCCTTCTTCAGGCTTCAGATTGGGATTTGGCAGTTGACCGTTACGCCCCGGAACTCCTCTGTCTGAGATTGACAGGGTACCTCCCACCGATTTACCCGAAGGAGCTTGAAAGCTGGACCCTGCATTAACATAAAGCGACAGGTTATCAGAAGCCTTATATCGCAAGCCGGTGCTCCATGTAAATTTATCCCATGAGGCGTCTTCTACCTCCGGTTCGTTGCCTCCAAGTAGGTTGTAAGAGTGCTCGATTCTTAAATATCTTCCACCCAGTCTGAAGACGAATTTGCCCAGTCTGTACTTTTCTTCGGCGTAGAGACCAAAGGACCAGGCATTCATATCGTTCCCTTTTGTTTCGACGCCTCTGGATTCAGAATAAGTCTCGTAAGTCGCCCACTGTGCATCACTTCCAAAGGTAAGAAGTCCGTTTCCGTGGTGAACATTGAAACTCAAATCCAGCGGTATTATGTTTTGTTGTACACCGTCATGAGAACGTAGGGACAGGTCGGGGTAATTGTCTTCGTTCCAGCTTCTATTATACCTCCGATAACCCACCTTGAACTGGAACATAACTTCATCATAATCATAAAGCAAATTTGAGTAGTCGGCATTAAGAGTAGTGTAATCGTGGTCGTAATCGCGATTGGGTCGACCGACGTCTCCGTAGTGTTCTGTATGGTGGACGAACAAAGATAACTTATGTGAATCCTTTCCATCAAAGAAGTATGTCCCCTTTGCAAACAAGCGAGCCTTGTCGTAGTCGGGATCGCTTAATATGTGGAGCCAGGAATTTTCGGTGCCGTAGTTAGTGTAGTCAGAGCGCTCATAACTTGCTCCCAAGAAATAGTGAAGGTTTTCGACCCTTCCCTGATGATAGCCCGTACCTGCAAAGGTATTCCAGGATCCGTAGCCTGTTCCAAGAATCGTACAAGGTTCTTCTATTTTTTCCTTGGTTATCAGGTTGGTGATGCCGGCCAGAGGAGTCTGATTTCCGGCAAAATCCATGCTTAAGTATATTGGATACATCACAGAAGCGGGTCCACGATGCACTTCCGCCCGGTCTAAAATAAGAGGATCCAGACTCATAAGATCGGCGAACGAATCGATAGGCAGGCCGTCTAACAGAAAGACGTTGTATTTCGGACCCAGCCCTCCATAGGAACCCCAGTTCGCATCGTTGCGTGATAAAGGATTAACAAAAGTTCCAGGTTGGTAACGAAGGATTTCAGCTATGTTTCTTTGGATGAAGGGTGTAAAGTCAATTCGTTCACGATTTATAATATCAATCTTTTGAGTAATGTCATCCTGTTTTTGAGGTAACTTTGAGGCAGTGACGACGATCTCGCCTGGGACGTTAACGACTATTGTATTTGCGGCTACTCCATCGTTCAAAAGGAGCACAGTTAAAAGAAGCAAAAAAGCCGGCACGAAGGCCTTCTTAGACTTCATAGGCTGTTCCTCCTTTTCTAATCTATATCACCATCACCAACTGAACAGCCTTCATGGCCTTCTGCGCACCGGCTTCTGCGGGCGATTACATAGGGTTCTGATGTCCGAAATTCTGTACCAAATTATTACGGTGTGTCAAGGTAGTTTTGAGATTCGGTATCTCCGCTCGTAGTTTTTTTGTGGTATGAATATGCCGTGTTGATCGTGGGAAGTTTTCTTATGGAGCTAGCTTGGATTTTTAATTTTTTAATCGGGGATTTGATAACAATTGGTGAGCTTTAGATTTTCAGGAAAGAAATAAGATGCCCACACGGGTGGTGGTAATAAGAGGACAAAGGGGAAGCACACTTACCTTTGCAGCATTGCAGTTATGGATTTACTTCTGAAGCTTAGAGGCATGTGCATCCTTGGTGGTTAGGAGAGAAGTCTATTATCGTGTATCTTGAGAGCATGGGCACATTGAGTATAAACAGGATTCTGGGTATCAGTTTAGCTACTGTGTGTTCATGGATAAAAATGCCATTACAGGTTCAGGCGTTCCAGGATATAAAGATTGGGCGAGATGTGAACTTATCTCAGGCAGTGATTTGGCGTGACCAGAAGCGGTAAGTTGACGGTAAATTTTTGTTTAAAGTGGGTTCCAGAAGCAGATAAACACTTCTTCGGTTTTATGACAAAAATTCATGAGGCAGATGTTTATTACACAGACGGTTTCAAGATCTATACTGGTTACCCTTCAACATGTGTGTAAAGGAGATCTGGGGATAAGGAAAGGGCAATAACCAGGACAGACATTCGGTTTTGAGAGATAAACTTATCGGATGAAAACGAAAAACCCAGGTTTACACAGCAAAATGGCTTTTACGCTCTGCGGTTCAATTGCTTTCCTTGCTGTAAAAAACAGTCGGATATAGGTTATTATTGACCTCTTTCGAAATTGTCGGATGATTACAAAAAAATCCAGAACAGGAGTGCAAATGACGGTCAGTGCGGCCTTTATAAGAAACTCGAAAGGGTTCCTCCTGAGCTTCGGGGTGTTCTTATCGGCGTCATCGAGAAGGTCGAACGCCAGAGTGAGGAGTCTGTAACAAAGGCCGAATTTAACGAATTGAAAGAAGTCGTCAAACAGCTGGTTGAAGCCCAGGTGAAAACAGAGTAGCGTCTTCTGCGCGTTGAGGAATCCCTGGATAGGCTTGCAGAGGCGCGGAGTCGTACCGAGAAGTGGAGGTTGCTGTTGAGAGGTTGGCTGAGGTTCAAAAGAGAACTGAGGAGCGGCTGAACGAACTGGCGTAGGCTCAGAAGAAAACGGAGGAATCTCTGAACAGGCTTATTCGAGATCATCGTGTAACCCGAACAGAACCGGGCGGCCTATCTCGGGCCGTAGAATACCTGCTTGAAGACAGAGCCTATGCCTCGTTGCCCGCCCTTTTGAGCAGGGAGGACATGCAGGTTGAGAAATTGAAAAGGGATTTTGTCGAGGTTAGTCCAGGGCGGTTTGAGGAAATCAATGTCCTCAGTAGAGGTACGAGGAAGGGGGGGCCTGTATGGATTCCGGGGGAATGCAAGACCCGGCATAAGAAAAGAGACGTTGATTCATTTCTGAAGAAGATACAGAGACTTGAGCATCTTTTTCCCGGAGAGAAGATTTTTGTTGCGGCAACTCATCAGACGTCCCCTCAGGTCAGAGCCTACCTTGAGGAAAAAGGAATAAAGCTTTACTTTTCCTGTCAGTTTAAAATTCCGGTAAGTTCCGTTAGTTGCATTTTTGACGTAGCCCGTAACGATAGTGAGGCGTGTAAGGAAATTGCCGATATGCGGCCAGGATGTATTTGCCGTCTTTACAGGGCTTCAGGTAAACTCTGCGCCTGGTCTGAGTGAGGGTCTGGGGAGCCTTTACAGTTGAGACCGGGTGATATGAAGTTGATTCCGGTTGAGCCACGGCTTATCGGCAAGCTGTCTCCGGTTTGACCAACCGTAATTATTGAGGTTGTTCAGGCTTTCTCTTATATTCAGCTTGACAATCCATCTCAGTGCTCATTAAAAAAGAGCTGTAAATATTTCCCGGAGAGATAGCCATGAAGAAAACCCGGTGGGATGGTTTCGCCAATTTCTTTTTCTTCTTTTTTATGAAGCCACCCGGGTAGTGCGCGTTTAAAAGCGGCCCCGGGTGGAGAAGGATCCCCCCGGGGTGGGACTATAAATCATAAACCCCGAGGAGCAATCCTCGGGGTTTTTTATTTAGGGGAGGTGCACAATGATTCTGGTCCTCAAAAAAAATGTGTCAGACGATGAGGTGTCGCAACTCAGAAAAACCTTGAGATCTCACGGCTACATGGTCAGAGAAATCCAGGGCGTGGACGAGACGGTTCTTGGTGTTGTGGGGCAGATCAGACATGATTCCCGCTATTTTGAGACCCTGCCGGGCGTGGCCAAGGTAATGCCCGTCAGCAAGCCCTATAAACTGGTCAGCAGGGATCTTCATCCGGAACCGTCACGGATTCGCATTCGGGACATCGTGGTGGGAGGGGACAGGCTCGTTGTCATAGCGGGGCCCTGCAGTGTTGAAAATCGGGAGCGTACACTGGAAATCGCAAGGATTGTAAAACAGCACGGCGCCACGCTTTTTCGAGGAGGAGCCTTTAAACCCCGCACATCCCCTTACTCGTTCCAGGGGCTCGGTGAAGAAGGGTTGAAAATTCTTGCAGAAGTCAGAGAAGAAACGGGTCTTGGCATCGTCACCGAAATTACTTCTCCTGCTCAGGCCGACCTGATGATGAAATATGTGGACGTAGTTCAGGTGGGGGCAAGAAATATGCAAAATTTTGAACTCTTAAGGTGCGTCGGCCGTATGGGAAAGCCCGTCCTTCTCAAGAGAGGTCTGGCTGCAACCATTGAGGAATGGCTCATGGCAGCCGAGTACATACTCTCCGAAGGAAACGAACAGGTGATTTTATGCGAACGGGGCATCAGAACCTTTGAAACCTACACCCGCAATACCCTGGATCTTACGGCTGTACCTGTGGTTAAAAAACTTACCCATCTTCCCGTGATTGTGGATCCCAGTCATGCCACGGGCATAAGGGACAAGGTTATCCCCATGGCACGGGCTGCCGTCGCGGCCGGAGCCGACGGCATAATGGTGGAGGTTCATACAGAACCCGACAAAGCCCTTTCAGACGGGCCTCAGAGCCTTTATCCCGAACAGTTTGAATCGCTCATGAGAGATCTCCATGTCATAGCCCCCGTGGTGGGTAAGCAACTCGATTTTGACTACATACCCAAGGCAAGGTATTTCAGTGTCTCCTATCCTGACCTACCCCCAAAGATCCTCCACGCCGGTGTGCCGGGATCTTTCAGTCATAAGGCTGCATTGCAGTACTTCGGCGAGGATGCTCCTATAGAACAGGTCCCGACTTTCCGTAATGTTTTTGAAAACGTGGCGAGCGGGAAGGCAAAATGGGGAATTGTGCCCCTGGAAAACTCCCTTACGGGCAGCATCCATGCAAACTACGACCTTCTCATGGAGTTCGATCTGTTTCTGGTCGGGGAGTTGACATTAAGGATAGTCCACAACCTTATCGGGCTGGACGGGGCAAAAATTGAAGATATCAAAACGGTCTATTCTCATCCTCAGGTTTTTGAACAATGCTCCGAATTTCTTTCCGGATATCCTCACTGGGATCTGGTCGCCTGCAAGGACTCGGCAACGGCCGTTTTGAGAGTCCAGGAGCGACAGGATCCTTCGGCGGCGGCGATAGCCAGCGAAGAGGCGGCAAGGCTATTCGGGATGACCATAATTAAGGCCGGAATTGAGACTCATCCTCTGAACTTCACCAGGTTTGGAGTGATTTCGGCGGAAAAGCTCGAAAATGGCCCAAAAGATAAATCGTCGATTATCTTTTCCGTGAGCAATCGGCCGGGGGCTCTCTATGAAGTGCTGAAAATTTTTGCCGAGCGACAGATAAACATGGTTAAGCTGGAATCCCGACCGGTTCACGGACGGCCCTGGGAATATCTCTTTTATGCCGATCTGGAGGTGGACCTCGAACTTGATGAGTACCGTTCGGTTATCGAAGCCTTAAGAGAAAGGACGGAATTTTTCCGTTACCTGGGGAGCTATCGACAGGGTGCCAGGATCGTGGCCTAGGGAAGCTCAATTTGAATCGCCTCATCTTTTTTCAGCACGATGCGGCGCAGGAGGAGATTTCGATCCGGGGGGTTCCTGCGAACGACGGA
This sequence is a window from Thermodesulforhabdus norvegica. Protein-coding genes within it:
- a CDS encoding DUF4198 domain-containing protein encodes the protein MVRMIISSIVIMLLGLAQVSAHDAWFEPNDGKFVILYGHGEELESYDISKIKEVKAHDGQGNGTVLDVKKREDGKAVVAPPDNTVMLTMVFDNGFWVKTEEGWKNVSKRNVGSYLESCHSMKFAKHIIDWSPVLTNAVGLKMEIVPLKNPMSLKTGEVLQVKVLLDGKPVEGVTVATGGGHKSGMTTNNAGIVDVLIEKPGFQFISASYRVPLRNNPDADELLLSSNLTFYVE
- a CDS encoding ABC transporter substrate-binding protein, producing MFFRLLLTILFCLLLVILQYGKGYTSILVKDFRGKSIELKAKPQRIVCLLESALSALFMLQQQDRIIGIANNVYAEPTFRFYRQLDKRIRDRLLPAPGNWEAVSIEHIVALMPDLVIIWSSQTDVIRALETRGIPVYAVFLSRENDIYDEILDFGTLSGSRNRSEELVAFVKKEKERLTRITGTVPEKDRPRVFFMWAQGITETSCGGSTVSDVIRMAGGRNICEHIFREHATLQIEELIQQNPDVIVMWYNEKLNPEDLTADPRLAPIDAIKKGRVYELPDIFTNDLWTLKFIIAANRIARWLYPGLFPNESAKSYERRVLRFLYGSDFN
- a CDS encoding TonB-dependent receptor plug domain-containing protein; its protein translation is MKSKKAFVPAFLLLLTVLLLNDGVAANTIVVNVPGEIVVTASKLPQKQDDITQKIDIINRERIDFTPFIQRNIAEILRYQPGTFVNPLSRNDANWGSYGGLGPKYNVFLLDGLPIDSFADLMSLDPLILDRAEVHRGPASVMYPIYLSMDFAGNQTPLAGITNLITKEKIEEPCTILGTGYGSWNTFAGTGYHQGRVENLHYFLGASYERSDYTNYGTENSWLHILSDPDYDKARLFAKGTYFFDGKDSHKLSLFVHHTEHYGDVGRPNRDYDHDYTTLNADYSNLLYDYDEVMFQFKVGYRRYNRSWNEDNYPDLSLRSHDGVQQNIIPLDLSFNVHHGNGLLTFGSDAQWATYETYSESRGVETKGNDMNAWSFGLYAEEKYRLGKFVFRLGGRYLRIEHSYNLLGGNEPEVEDASWDKFTWSTGLRYKASDNLSLYVNAGSSFQAPSGKSVGGTLSISDRGVPGRNGQLPNPNLKPEEGMSFDAGADLNVVDRLFLNIRGFSTFVDDAIVENVVSRDPSQTQSVNAGKSKSLGVEIEGRYAITNSIEIFANYTFVHTKVENNVDPNQDGSEVPFVPSHLGNLGLVIRLPWDLTIVPYLHVFGKYYDSTDKTSRQSFGPEELINIHIEKPILKSDTWKLKLSLDLNNITDNAYEMPWQFRDPGFNTMIKADLVF
- the aroF gene encoding 3-deoxy-7-phosphoheptulonate synthase; the encoded protein is MILVLKKNVSDDEVSQLRKTLRSHGYMVREIQGVDETVLGVVGQIRHDSRYFETLPGVAKVMPVSKPYKLVSRDLHPEPSRIRIRDIVVGGDRLVVIAGPCSVENRERTLEIARIVKQHGATLFRGGAFKPRTSPYSFQGLGEEGLKILAEVREETGLGIVTEITSPAQADLMMKYVDVVQVGARNMQNFELLRCVGRMGKPVLLKRGLAATIEEWLMAAEYILSEGNEQVILCERGIRTFETYTRNTLDLTAVPVVKKLTHLPVIVDPSHATGIRDKVIPMARAAVAAGADGIMVEVHTEPDKALSDGPQSLYPEQFESLMRDLHVIAPVVGKQLDFDYIPKARYFSVSYPDLPPKILHAGVPGSFSHKAALQYFGEDAPIEQVPTFRNVFENVASGKAKWGIVPLENSLTGSIHANYDLLMEFDLFLVGELTLRIVHNLIGLDGAKIEDIKTVYSHPQVFEQCSEFLSGYPHWDLVACKDSATAVLRVQERQDPSAAAIASEEAARLFGMTIIKAGIETHPLNFTRFGVISAEKLENGPKDKSSIIFSVSNRPGALYEVLKIFAERQINMVKLESRPVHGRPWEYLFYADLEVDLELDEYRSVIEALRERTEFFRYLGSYRQGARIVA